The following proteins come from a genomic window of Diprion similis isolate iyDipSimi1 chromosome 8, iyDipSimi1.1, whole genome shotgun sequence:
- the LOC124409351 gene encoding pancreatic triacylglycerol lipase-like isoform X2, whose amino-acid sequence MQKIVAGPKRVDENSMGLTFVLALALFLAPTICHAGILDPWQWARSDRIEVNIPWLLFENETRCYEDLGCLNITRSWYHLLHRPFNVFPLPREVINTRFILYTKANPTEGQVLIASKDKSIKRSNFDPKRETKFIIHGFIDTPLSNWVKEMRNELLKHSDYNVIIVDWAGGSLPLYTQATANTRLVGLEIAHLVTHLQTNYGLDLENVHLIGHSLGAHTAGYAGEKLAGKISRITGLDPAEPYFQGMPNHLRLDPSDAKLVDVIHTDGKNIFFLGIPGYGMSQPCGHLDFYPNNGKEQPGCTDLSETTPSLPLTLIREGLEEASRVLVACNHVRAIKLFTESINSKCQYVAHECGSFSSFMRGECFSCKSNSSLSCAVMGYHADKSPALLRHQSQDQDDTTPLLGSRFFFTTGKEEPYCRKHYRITIDLARPSTAESWVQGFMKATLHADNGVIRNLDLTPSGYMKLEHGTTARMVVSHTGGASGDIGKIRRVELSWEYDMDVLQPRSLCFFWCNDRLYVNSVAVDIMELPGRGKRETDFSSKLCSAGRQEFAEIASRSSASFVDNCS is encoded by the exons ATGCAAAAGATCGTTGCTGGTCCGAAGCGAGTTGACGAGAATTCAATGGggttgacgttcgtcttggcATTAGCACTCTTTCTGGCGCCCACGATTTGCCACGCCGGAATCCTGGACCCGTGGCAATGGGCGCGCAGTGATCGCATTGAGGTCAACATCCCTTGGCTACTTT TTGAAAATGAGACACGGTGTTACGAGGATCTTGGCTGTCTGAACATCACCAGGAGCTGGTACCACCTGCTTCACAGACCTTTCAACGTATTCCCACTCCCCAGGGAAGTTATCAACACTAGATTCATTCTTTATACCAAAGCGAACCCAACGGAG GGCCAAGTCTTGATTGCAAGTAAAGACAAATCCATCAAACGTTCAAACTTTGACCCAAAGCGTGAGACTAAGTTCATTATACACGGATTCATAGACACGCCGCTAAGCAATTGGGTGAAG GAGATGCGAAACGAGCTTCTTAAGCATTCCGACTACAACGTGATAATAGTGGACTGGGCGGGTGGCAGCCTTCCGCTCTACACCCAAGCAACAGCCAACACTAGACTGGTTGGCCTTGAAATAGCACATCTCGTCACTCATCTCCAG ACAAACTATGGACTCGATTTGGAGAACGTTCACCTTATCGGACACAGCCTTGGAGCCCACACTGCGGGCTACGCAGGCGAAAAATTAGCCGGGAAGATCAGCCGTATAACTGGACTGGATCCAGCCGAGCCCTACTTTCAGGGAATGCCAAATCACTTGCGCCTCGATCCCTCGGACGCTAAGCTGGTCGACGTAATCCACACGGACGGAAAGAACATATTCTTCCTAG GTATTCCAGGATATGGAATGAGCCAGCCCTGTGGGCACCTGGACTTTTATCCCAACAACGGAAAGGAGCAGCCTGGCTGCACTGACCTCAGCGAAACTACTCCGTCCTTGCCTCTTACTCTAATCCGCGAAGGACTCGAAGAGGCCTCCAGAGTCCTGGTAGCGTGCAATCACGTACGTGCTATCAAACTCTTCACCGAAAGCATCAACTCCAAGTGTCAATATGTTGCTCACGAATGCGGCAGCTTCTCGAGCTTTATGCGAGGCGAATGCTTTTCCTGCAAAAGTAACAGTAGCCTCAGCTGCGCTGTGATGGGATATCATGCTGACAAGAGTCCGGCGCTTCTTAGGCACCAGAGTCAAGATCAGGACGACACCACACCGCTTCTCGGTTCAAGATTCTTCTTCACTACCGGCAAGGAAGAACCTTACTGCA GAAAACATTACAGAATTACCATCGACCTCGCGAGACCTTCAACAGCTGAAAGCTGGGTCCAGGGCTTCATGAAAGCAACTCTCCACGCTGATAACGGtgtaatccgcaacttggacCTTACCCCAAG CGGGTACATGAAGCTTGAGCATGGTACAACGGCGAGAATGGTGGTCTCGCACACCGGAGGTGCGAGTGGAGATATCGGAAAAATAAGACGCGTTGAGCTTTCGTGGGAATACGACATGGACGTGCTGCAGCCGCGTTCCTTGTGCTTTTTCTGGTGCAACGATCGCCTCTATGTCAACAGCGTCGCCGTTGATATTATGGAACTTCCTGGGAGAGG GAAAAGAGAAACGGACTTTTCAAGCAAACTGTGCTCAGCCGGCAGACAGGAGTTCGCTGAAATTGCAAGCAGATCAAGTGCTTCATTCGTCGACAACTGTTCGTAG
- the LOC124409352 gene encoding pancreatic lipase-related protein 2-like isoform X1, which yields MIQILNDTFLVLMYTANIMSTLPNETEVTNVTNLSVENDVAKINVSKQEHNEFELLDDWYMWRCYQPFGCFYIGEPWYGENRPVVDFPMRPDKIGPGYILYTRNTMDNPESLKIDQNATIKNAHIRPNGNVYFIIHGYLENGDKTWVLRMTKELLHREDCNVVVVNWLTGAGPPYTQAVANTRLVGAMTARLAAQFINIGGFEPSRVHVIGHSLGAHTAGYVGYHLRVRYGLNLGRITGLDPAEPHFSNTSPMVRLDPTDADFVAVIHTDCNPFISGGLGITQPVGHIDFYPNDGRNQPGCNEGVLDAITLERGSFVRGIRRFLGCNHIRSYEYFIESINTACPFLAVPCSSWTRFQEGGCFDCVNQYCPRFGFDAQRGNYHASTYLMTAGSKPFCRGHYRVKINISKTAESMNHGGEVGIFVLRVIGDNGKQTEKMRFSEDSKYYGPGTTHTIVLPGEVVGKPKAVEVTWEYQTTFNPLTWRLITKPMVYLDSVVVDSLESNSGIKVCTDESKTLIANEPKFLTVENCNPVLANIVTT from the exons ATGATTCAAATTCTGAACGATACGTTTTTAGTGTTAATGTACACTGCAAATATCATGAGCACACTTCCCAATGAAACGGAGGTGACAAATGTAACTAATTTGTCAGTAGAAAACGACGTGGCGAAAATAAACGTGTCTAAGCAAGAGCACAACGAATTCGAGTTATTAGACG acTGGTACATGTGGCGTTGCTACCAGCCATTCGGCTGTTTCTACATCGGAGAACCATGGTACGGCGAGAACAGACCAGTGGTGGACTTTCCGATGCGCCCGGACAAAATCGGCCCAGGGTATATCCTGTACACTCGAAATACGATGGACAATCCCGAATCGCTGAAGATCGACCAAAACGCCACAATCAAAAACGCTCACATCCGTCCCAACGGGAACGTTTACTTCATCATCCACGGATACCTTGAGAATGGAGACAAAACCTGGGTCCTG AGAATGACTAAGGAACTGCTCCACCGTGAGGACTGCAACGTGGTGGTCGTCAACTGGCTCACAGGTGCTGGTCCACCGTACACTCAGGCTGTTGCGAATACCCGATTGGTAGGAGCGATGACTGCTCGTCTTGCGGCCCAGTTCATCAACATTGGAGGCTTCGAACCCTCCCGGGTCCACGTCATCGGACACAGTCTCGGCGCCCACACCGCCGGCTACGTTGGATACCACCTGCGGGTTCGATATGGCCTTAATCTCGGCAGGATAACTG GTCTGGACCCGGCGGAACCGCACTTCAGCAACACCTCGCCGATGGTTCGTTTGGACCCAACAGACGCCGACTTCGTTGCAGTGATTCACACCGATTGCAACCCTTTCATTAGCGGCGGTCTTGGTATCACCCAGCCGGTTGGCCACATCGATTTCTACCCTAATGATGGCCGGAATCAACCTGGATGCAACGAAGGAGTCCTCGACGCGATAACTCTTGAACGTGGAAGCTTCGTCAGAG GCATCAGAAGGTTCCTCGGCTGCAACCACATCCGAAGCTACGAGTACTTCATTGAAAGCATTAACACCGCTTGTCCGTTTCTTGCCGTTCCCTGTTCGTCCTGGACCCGGTTCCAGGAGGGTGGCTGTTTCGATTGCGTAAATCAGTACTGCCCACGATTCGGGTTCGACGCACAAAGAGGAAACTACCACGCATCGACCTACCTAATGACCGCAGGATCAAAGCCTTTCTGCA GAGGACACTACagggtaaaaatcaacatcTCGAAGACGGCAGAAAGTATGAACCACGGTGGTGAAGTGGGAATCTTTGTCCTGCGAGTGATCGGGGACAACGGCAAACAGACTGAGAAAATGCGTTTCAGCGAAGACTCGAAGTACTATGGACCGGGAACCACCCACACGATTGTCCTCCCAGGGGAAGTTGTCGGTAAGCCGAAAGCCGTTGAAGTCACTTGGGAGTATCAGACTACGTTCAACCCTCTCACTTGGCGTCTCATCACCAAACCGATGGTTTATCTCGACTCCGTCGTCGTTGACAGCCTGGAATCCAATAGCGG GATAAAAGTCTGCACGGATGAGTCGAAGACTTTGATAGCCAACGAACCGAAGTTTCTAACCGTGGAGAACTGCAATCCAGTGTTGGCAAACATCGTGACGACGTAG
- the LOC124409351 gene encoding pancreatic triacylglycerol lipase-like isoform X1: protein MQKIVAGPKRVDENSMGLTFVLALALFLAPTICHAGILDPWQWARSDRIEVNIPWLLFENETRCYEDLGCLNITRSWYHLLHRPFNVFPLPREVINTRFILYTKANPTEGQVLIASKDKSIKRSNFDPKRETKFIIHGFIDTPLSNWVKEMRNELLKHSDYNVIIVDWAGGSLPLYTQATANTRLVGLEIAHLVTHLQTNYGLDLENVHLIGHSLGAHTAGYAGEKLAGKISRITGLDPAEPYFQGMPNHLRLDPSDAKLVDVIHTDGKNIFFLALLPQGIPGYGMSQPCGHLDFYPNNGKEQPGCTDLSETTPSLPLTLIREGLEEASRVLVACNHVRAIKLFTESINSKCQYVAHECGSFSSFMRGECFSCKSNSSLSCAVMGYHADKSPALLRHQSQDQDDTTPLLGSRFFFTTGKEEPYCRKHYRITIDLARPSTAESWVQGFMKATLHADNGVIRNLDLTPSGYMKLEHGTTARMVVSHTGGASGDIGKIRRVELSWEYDMDVLQPRSLCFFWCNDRLYVNSVAVDIMELPGRGKRETDFSSKLCSAGRQEFAEIASRSSASFVDNCS, encoded by the exons ATGCAAAAGATCGTTGCTGGTCCGAAGCGAGTTGACGAGAATTCAATGGggttgacgttcgtcttggcATTAGCACTCTTTCTGGCGCCCACGATTTGCCACGCCGGAATCCTGGACCCGTGGCAATGGGCGCGCAGTGATCGCATTGAGGTCAACATCCCTTGGCTACTTT TTGAAAATGAGACACGGTGTTACGAGGATCTTGGCTGTCTGAACATCACCAGGAGCTGGTACCACCTGCTTCACAGACCTTTCAACGTATTCCCACTCCCCAGGGAAGTTATCAACACTAGATTCATTCTTTATACCAAAGCGAACCCAACGGAG GGCCAAGTCTTGATTGCAAGTAAAGACAAATCCATCAAACGTTCAAACTTTGACCCAAAGCGTGAGACTAAGTTCATTATACACGGATTCATAGACACGCCGCTAAGCAATTGGGTGAAG GAGATGCGAAACGAGCTTCTTAAGCATTCCGACTACAACGTGATAATAGTGGACTGGGCGGGTGGCAGCCTTCCGCTCTACACCCAAGCAACAGCCAACACTAGACTGGTTGGCCTTGAAATAGCACATCTCGTCACTCATCTCCAG ACAAACTATGGACTCGATTTGGAGAACGTTCACCTTATCGGACACAGCCTTGGAGCCCACACTGCGGGCTACGCAGGCGAAAAATTAGCCGGGAAGATCAGCCGTATAACTGGACTGGATCCAGCCGAGCCCTACTTTCAGGGAATGCCAAATCACTTGCGCCTCGATCCCTCGGACGCTAAGCTGGTCGACGTAATCCACACGGACGGAAAGAACATATTCTTCCTAG CTCTTCTTCCCCAAGGTATTCCAGGATATGGAATGAGCCAGCCCTGTGGGCACCTGGACTTTTATCCCAACAACGGAAAGGAGCAGCCTGGCTGCACTGACCTCAGCGAAACTACTCCGTCCTTGCCTCTTACTCTAATCCGCGAAGGACTCGAAGAGGCCTCCAGAGTCCTGGTAGCGTGCAATCACGTACGTGCTATCAAACTCTTCACCGAAAGCATCAACTCCAAGTGTCAATATGTTGCTCACGAATGCGGCAGCTTCTCGAGCTTTATGCGAGGCGAATGCTTTTCCTGCAAAAGTAACAGTAGCCTCAGCTGCGCTGTGATGGGATATCATGCTGACAAGAGTCCGGCGCTTCTTAGGCACCAGAGTCAAGATCAGGACGACACCACACCGCTTCTCGGTTCAAGATTCTTCTTCACTACCGGCAAGGAAGAACCTTACTGCA GAAAACATTACAGAATTACCATCGACCTCGCGAGACCTTCAACAGCTGAAAGCTGGGTCCAGGGCTTCATGAAAGCAACTCTCCACGCTGATAACGGtgtaatccgcaacttggacCTTACCCCAAG CGGGTACATGAAGCTTGAGCATGGTACAACGGCGAGAATGGTGGTCTCGCACACCGGAGGTGCGAGTGGAGATATCGGAAAAATAAGACGCGTTGAGCTTTCGTGGGAATACGACATGGACGTGCTGCAGCCGCGTTCCTTGTGCTTTTTCTGGTGCAACGATCGCCTCTATGTCAACAGCGTCGCCGTTGATATTATGGAACTTCCTGGGAGAGG GAAAAGAGAAACGGACTTTTCAAGCAAACTGTGCTCAGCCGGCAGACAGGAGTTCGCTGAAATTGCAAGCAGATCAAGTGCTTCATTCGTCGACAACTGTTCGTAG
- the LOC124409352 gene encoding pancreatic lipase-related protein 2-like isoform X2 has product MWRCYQPFGCFYIGEPWYGENRPVVDFPMRPDKIGPGYILYTRNTMDNPESLKIDQNATIKNAHIRPNGNVYFIIHGYLENGDKTWVLRMTKELLHREDCNVVVVNWLTGAGPPYTQAVANTRLVGAMTARLAAQFINIGGFEPSRVHVIGHSLGAHTAGYVGYHLRVRYGLNLGRITGLDPAEPHFSNTSPMVRLDPTDADFVAVIHTDCNPFISGGLGITQPVGHIDFYPNDGRNQPGCNEGVLDAITLERGSFVRGIRRFLGCNHIRSYEYFIESINTACPFLAVPCSSWTRFQEGGCFDCVNQYCPRFGFDAQRGNYHASTYLMTAGSKPFCRGHYRVKINISKTAESMNHGGEVGIFVLRVIGDNGKQTEKMRFSEDSKYYGPGTTHTIVLPGEVVGKPKAVEVTWEYQTTFNPLTWRLITKPMVYLDSVVVDSLESNSGIKVCTDESKTLIANEPKFLTVENCNPVLANIVTT; this is encoded by the exons ATGTGGCGTTGCTACCAGCCATTCGGCTGTTTCTACATCGGAGAACCATGGTACGGCGAGAACAGACCAGTGGTGGACTTTCCGATGCGCCCGGACAAAATCGGCCCAGGGTATATCCTGTACACTCGAAATACGATGGACAATCCCGAATCGCTGAAGATCGACCAAAACGCCACAATCAAAAACGCTCACATCCGTCCCAACGGGAACGTTTACTTCATCATCCACGGATACCTTGAGAATGGAGACAAAACCTGGGTCCTG AGAATGACTAAGGAACTGCTCCACCGTGAGGACTGCAACGTGGTGGTCGTCAACTGGCTCACAGGTGCTGGTCCACCGTACACTCAGGCTGTTGCGAATACCCGATTGGTAGGAGCGATGACTGCTCGTCTTGCGGCCCAGTTCATCAACATTGGAGGCTTCGAACCCTCCCGGGTCCACGTCATCGGACACAGTCTCGGCGCCCACACCGCCGGCTACGTTGGATACCACCTGCGGGTTCGATATGGCCTTAATCTCGGCAGGATAACTG GTCTGGACCCGGCGGAACCGCACTTCAGCAACACCTCGCCGATGGTTCGTTTGGACCCAACAGACGCCGACTTCGTTGCAGTGATTCACACCGATTGCAACCCTTTCATTAGCGGCGGTCTTGGTATCACCCAGCCGGTTGGCCACATCGATTTCTACCCTAATGATGGCCGGAATCAACCTGGATGCAACGAAGGAGTCCTCGACGCGATAACTCTTGAACGTGGAAGCTTCGTCAGAG GCATCAGAAGGTTCCTCGGCTGCAACCACATCCGAAGCTACGAGTACTTCATTGAAAGCATTAACACCGCTTGTCCGTTTCTTGCCGTTCCCTGTTCGTCCTGGACCCGGTTCCAGGAGGGTGGCTGTTTCGATTGCGTAAATCAGTACTGCCCACGATTCGGGTTCGACGCACAAAGAGGAAACTACCACGCATCGACCTACCTAATGACCGCAGGATCAAAGCCTTTCTGCA GAGGACACTACagggtaaaaatcaacatcTCGAAGACGGCAGAAAGTATGAACCACGGTGGTGAAGTGGGAATCTTTGTCCTGCGAGTGATCGGGGACAACGGCAAACAGACTGAGAAAATGCGTTTCAGCGAAGACTCGAAGTACTATGGACCGGGAACCACCCACACGATTGTCCTCCCAGGGGAAGTTGTCGGTAAGCCGAAAGCCGTTGAAGTCACTTGGGAGTATCAGACTACGTTCAACCCTCTCACTTGGCGTCTCATCACCAAACCGATGGTTTATCTCGACTCCGTCGTCGTTGACAGCCTGGAATCCAATAGCGG GATAAAAGTCTGCACGGATGAGTCGAAGACTTTGATAGCCAACGAACCGAAGTTTCTAACCGTGGAGAACTGCAATCCAGTGTTGGCAAACATCGTGACGACGTAG